A stretch of Eschrichtius robustus isolate mEscRob2 chromosome 6, mEscRob2.pri, whole genome shotgun sequence DNA encodes these proteins:
- the NRIP1 gene encoding nuclear receptor-interacting protein 1, which yields MTHGEELGSDVHQDSIVLTYLEGLLMHQAAEGSGTAIDRKSAGCNEEDQNFNISGNAFPTCQSNGPVLNTHTYQGSGMLHLKKARLLQSSEDWNAAKRKRLSDSIVNLNVKKEALLAGMADSVPKGKQDNTVLASLLQSFSSRLQTVALSQQIRQSLKEQGYALSHNSLKVEKDLRCYGVASSHLKTLLKKSKAKDQKPDTSLPDVTKNLIRDRFVESPHHVGQSGTKVMSEPLSCAARLQAVASMVEKRASPATSPKPSVACSQLALLLSSEAHLQQYSREHALKTQNANQAASERLAAMARLQENGQKDVGSFQFSKGMSSHLNGQARASSNKLTASKSTTFQNPMGIVPSPPKNAGYKNSLERSNAKQAANNSLLLHLLKSQTTPKPMNGHNQSEKGSLFEAGSTPTTIDEYSDNNPSFTDDSSGDESSYSNCVPIDLSCKHRIEKPEPDRPVSLDNLTQSLLNTWDPKVPEVDIKEDQDTSKNSKLNAHQKVTLLQLLLGHKNEENVERNSSPQEPHSDGTKFSTHNYTRTSVIESPSTSRTPPVSTPPLLASTRAESPINLSQHSLVIKWNSPPYACGPQSEKPANTASNHLMDLTKSKESQGEKPVQTEGTQNSATFSASKLLQNLAQCGMQSSVSGEEQRPSKQLLSVSTEKPTGMTDRLNSPLLSNKTNAVEENKAFGSHATGPEPGLSGSEIENLLERRTVLQLLLGNPNKGKPEKREKMPLRDESTQEHTDRALGEQILMVKIKSEPCDDLHTHTTNVPLSHDAQGAPFLGVAPALPGSTAVLPASEDFKSEPVSPQDFSFSKNGLLSRLLRQNQESHLADDLDSSHRNSELTLLESKNLCMVPKKRKLHTEPLENPFKKMKNNIVDAANSHSAPKVLYGSLLNQQELKLSRNDLEFKYPASHGSASESEHRNWARESKSFNVLKQLLLSENCVRDLSQHRSNSLVDSKKKGHRNSVTNSKPEFSVSSLNGLMYSAAQPSSCMGHRTFPYPGVGKPPVSPPFPEHLGCAGSRPEPGLANGCSVPSEKGPIKWVITDVDKSEYEKDSPRLTKTNPILYYMLQKGGNSVTSRETQDKDIWREPSSAESISQVTIKEELLPAAETKASFFNLRSTYNSHMGNNASRPHSANGEVYGLLGNMLTIKKESE from the coding sequence ATGACTCATGGAGAAGAGCTTGGCTCTGATGTGCACCAGGATTCTATTGTTTTAACTTACCTAGAAGGATTACTAATGCATCAGGCAGCAGAGGGATCAGGTACTGCCATCGACAGAAAGTCTGCTGGCTGTAATGAAGAAGATCAGAACTTTAACATTTCTGGTAATGCATTTCCCACCTGTCAAAGTAATGGTCCAGTTCTCAATACACATACATATCAGGGATCTGGCATGCTGCATCTCAAAAAAGCCAGACTCTTGCAGTCTTCTGAGGACTGGAATGCAGCGAAGCGGAAGAGGCTGTCTGATTCCATCGTAAATTTAAACGTAAAGAAGGAAGCTTTGCTGGCTGGCATGGCTGACAGTGTGCCTAAAGGCAAACAGGATAACACGGTACTGGCCTCTTTGCTTCAGTCGTTCAGCTCTAGGCTGCAGACTGTTGCTCTGTCACAACAGATTAGGCAGAGCCTCAAGGAGCAAGGATACGCCCTCAGTCATAACTCTCTAAAAGTGGAGAAAGATTTAAGGTGCTACGGTGTCGCATCAAGCCACTTAAAAACTTTGCTGAAGAAAAGTAAAGCTAAAGATCAGAAGCCTGACACCAGTCTCCCTGACGTAACTAAGAACCTCATCAGAGATAGGTTCGTAGAGTCACCTCATCATGTGGGACAGAGTGGCACAAAGGTCATGAGTGAGCCCTTGTCATGTGCTGCAAGATTACAGGCTGTCGCAAGCATGGTGGAAAAGAGGGCTAGTCCTGCCACTTCACCCAAACCAAGTGTCGCTTGTAGCCAATTAGCATTACTCCTTTCAAGCGAAGCCCATTTACAGCAGTATTCTCGAGAACAcgctttaaaaacacaaaatgcaAATCAGGCGGCAAGTGAAAGACTTGCTGCTATGGCCAGATTACAAGAAAATGGCCAGAAGGATGTGGGCAGTTTCCAATTCTCAAAAGGAATGTCGAGCCATCTTAATGGTCAGGCAAGAGCATCATCAAACAAACTAACGGCCAGCAAAAGTACAACATTTCAAAATCCGATGGGTATTGTTCCTTCTCCCCCCAAAAATGCAGGCTATAAGAACTCACTGGAAAGAAGCAATGCAAAACAAGCTGCTAATAACAGTTTGCTTTTACATCTTCTTAAAAGCCAGACCACACCTAAGCCAATGAACGGACACAATCAGAGTGAGAAAGGAAGCCTTTTTGAGGCGGGCAGTACACCTACAACGATTGATGAATACTCAGATAACAATCCTAGTTTTACAGATGATAGCAGTGGTGATGAAAGTTCCTATTCCAACTGTGTTCCCATAGACTTGTCTTGCAAACACCGAATCGAAAAACCAGAACCTGACCGGCCTGTTTCTCTGGATAACTTAACTCAGTCCTTGCTAAACACTTGGGATCCAAAAGTCCCCGAAGTAGATATCAAAGAAGATCAAGATACCTCAAAGAATTCTAAGCTAAATGCGCACCAGAAAGTAACCCTTCTTCAGTTGCTACTTGGCCataagaatgaagaaaatgtagaaagaaaCAGCAGCCCTCAGGAACCACACAGTGATGGGACAAAGTTCAGCACACATAATTACACGCGGACTTCTGTCATAGAAAGCCCTAGTACCAGCAGGACTCCTCCGGTGAGCACTCCACCGTTACTTGCATCCACCAGAGCCGAGTCTCCCATCAACCTTTCCCAGCACTCTCTGGTCATCAAATGGAATTCCCCACCGTATGCCTGTGGCCCTCAGTCCGAAAAGCCAGCGAATACCGCATCGAACCACTTGATGGACCTTACAAAAAGCAAAGAATCGCAAGGGGAGAAACCAGTCCAAACTGAAGGCACGCAAAACTCTGCCACTTTCAGTGCCAGTAAACTGTTACAAAATTTAGCGCAATGTGGAATGCAGTCTTCCGTGTCGGGGGAAGAGCAGAGACCCAGTAAACAGCTGCTGAGTGTAAGCACAGAGAAACCTACAGGTATGACGGATAGACTAAATAGCCCTCTGCTCTCAAATAAAACCAATGCagttgaagaaaataaagcattcGGCAGTCACGCAACAGGTCCTGAACCAGGACTCTCTGGttctgaaatagaaaatctgctTGAAAGGCGCACCGTCCTCCAGTTGCTGCTGGGAAACCCCAACAAAGGGAAGCccgaaaagagagagaagatgccCTTAAGAGATGAAAGTACTCAGGAACATACAGATAGAGCTTTAGGTGAACAAATACTGATGGTGAAAATAAAATCTGAGCCTTGCGATGACTTGCATACGCATACCACAAATGTGCCCTTGAGCCACGACGCTCAGGGCGCCCCCTTCTTAGGCGTGGCTCCTGCCTTGCCGGGAAGCACAGCTGTCTTACCAGCATCCGAGGACTTCAAATCGGAGCCCGTCTCACCTcaggatttttctttctctaagaaCGGTCTGCTAAGTCGACTGCTGAGACAAAACCAAGAGAGTCACCTGGCTGATGACCTGGACAGCAGTCACAGAAATAGTGAACTGACACTTCTAGAGTCAAAGAATCTTTGCATGGTCCCTAAGAAAAGGAAGCTTCATACTGAGCCGTTAGAAAAtccatttaaaaagatgaaaaataacataGTCGATGCTGCAAACAGCCACAGTGCCCCGAAGGTGCTGTATGGGTCCTTGCTTAACCAGCAGGAGCTGAAGCTTAGCAGAAACGATCTTGAGTTTAAATATCCTGCCAGTCATGGTTCAGCCAGTGAAAGTGAGCACAGGAATTGGGCCAGAGAGAGCAAAAGCTTCAACGTTCTGAAACAGCTGCTTCTCTCGGAAAACTGTGTGAGAGATTTGTCTCAGCACAGGAGTAACTCTCTCGTCGAcagcaaaaaaaaaggacacagaaACAGTGTGACCAATAGCAAGCCTGAATTCAGCGTTTCTTCTTTAAACGGACTGATGTACAGTGCTGCTCAGCCCAGCAGCTGCATGGGCCACAGGACATTTCCATACCCAGGTGTAGGAAAGCCTCCTGTGAGCCCCCCTTTCCCTGAGCACTTGGGCTGCGCAGGGTCTAGACCAGAACCTGGGCTTGCGAATGGGTGTTCCGTGCCCAGCGAGAAGGGACCCATCAAGTGGGTTATCACAGATGTGGATAAGAGTGAGTATGAGAAAGACTCTCCGAGACTGACCAAAACTAACCCAATACTGTATTACATGCTCCAGAAAGGAGGCAATTCTGTTACCAGTCGAGAAACACAGGACAAGGACATTTGGAGGGAGCCTTCATCTGCTGAAAGTATCTCACAGGTTACAATCAAAGAAGAGCTACTTCCTGCTGCAGAAACTAAAGCTTCTTTCTTTAACTTAAGAAGCACTTACAATAGCCATATGGGAAATAACGCCTCTCGCCCACACAGTGCAAATGGAGAAGTTTATGGACTTCTGGGAAACATGctaacaataaaaaaggaatcaGAGTAA